Part of the Prunus dulcis chromosome 8, ALMONDv2, whole genome shotgun sequence genome is shown below.
tGTAATTCAGGTTGTTTGTTGGGTTGCTTTCCATGTGAATATGTATTTGAAGTTGTCACTCTGGACTGTCACACCAAAGTATCTGATCACTTGtttttgtatgattttttcTAACATTTGATCCTGTGGGTGCATGCAGTCTAAAGTCCACACCAATGACAGCAACACCATCACAAGGGGCTGCTACTGCCGGGTCAACTCCCGGGTTCGCTTATTCGGATTCAGGTGCCGGTTCTGGGTCCGGGTCAGCCACGGGTACAGGCACGGGCACGGGCACGGGGACAGTTCCCGGGTCAGGGTCTGGATCTGGTGAGGCCATGCTGGCAGATGATGGGTCATGGTTAGCTGGTTTGGCCATGGGAGACTCAAATAGGGCAGGGCCCCTCTCCATAACCTCAATAGCTTTGTGTATCATCTTGTCCTATCTTTTCTTGTAGTCTCCAACTCTGTGTTTCCCTTGGCAGTTTGCTCTTTAATGTGAATTATTCAGAGGTTTGAGTGTTCTAGTGGTCACTCTGAGTTTTGCCTTTGGTAGAAAAAAAGCTGACAGATTCATCAAAGATTGTAAACCCACCCAACCTTTCCAAGATTCCCTCACATCAAAATCATTGTAAGATACACGTAAAAAAtgttcatttttcctttttgttttttgtttaatttctgTATGAGAGTAGTAGTAGGAAGTAgggttcctttttcttttgccctCAAGCTTTTGAAGGTTCTGCCGCTATATGTACTTATTAAAGCAGCAAATGAGGATTCAGAAACCTTCCTTTGATCTCGGGCTggctttttggggttttgtttttcctttgatTCTTGatcaaaagaaagagaattgTGTGTGGCTTGTGAATGTTTTCTCATAAAAGGGAGTGTATAATGTGAATGTGTGAGCAAAATGGTGGCTTCACTTTGCGGGcaattcaagtttttgttAGCTTTTCCTTTATCTGCTGCATGTTTTTTCAGTTCCATGTGGTGTGTCCATTAGGGTTTTTGAATTTAGAATGTATGACCTTACAACTTGTTTCTTAGATAATCCGTGATGTTatcaaattcataaaccaCGTTCATCAGTTAAATTCGGAAGTTTTGTGTATAAAAGAGTTTAAATTTAGAACGTTCGAGTTTACAATCCGTCTAATGTATTATGAATTCGTTTGGTGAGATATGGGATGGTGTTGAAGTCGTTAGTTGGATTTTCAGAGGGAAATATGTTAATCGTCAGTGGGAGTTGGGGACCAGAGAACAAAATGCAAATCAAATCTTCgcaattaaaaaagaagaaggaatacAGTGGAAAAGTGGTTCATTTGTGCACAAGACATAATTAGCTGCTTCTACTTGTTGATCTAATGATCAGGCCTTCCAACTTTTCTTCAGAAATTTTGCATAAAAGTAACATGATGTTGACATTGTTGAGCTGCGAATGTATGCTCTAATGGCCCACCTTGAAAATATGCACACAACAAAACCACTTTTTGGACAAATCCAGCAAAATTTACGCCCTAATTATGTCAAATGATGTAAAGCCGAGAGCTTATTTAGTCTTCCGGAATGTGTTTCTACTTAGACCATGTAATTTAGCCAAAATACTTAGACTAATAAACGAGTATTCTATTGTATACACCCTCACAAAAAAAAGGAGACACAAAAGGGTGTATACAATGGATTGCGATGCGAGAAATTCTCTCGACTGCAACGGGTGTGTGTACAAGTTTCTTACGTGAGGGAGAATTCATTTACTTTCCCAGTACAATAATGAATTATGATGGCTTATGCTGATCTGCTAGAGTGATGCAGATTGTaaccatcaaatttaaaagagCAGGACTCATAATGCTACAGCATTATGCAGTTGCTCCAATTAATTATCATGTGGGTCCTTCTCACAAGAATCATATCTTGAAATTATATTCAAACtgattagaagaagaaaatccaAGCAACTTCTTCCAAGTCTCTAATGACCAGTCAATTATTTCCTAACATTTGTTTAAGTAAGATGCACTAATTATTAGATTATTTCATCACAACAGAGTTGCAAATGTAAGTGAAACACGTGTTAAAAGTTGAGTCTGCTGGATAGCATGGCATCATAAAAAAAGAACTCAAGTTGGTGTGGTGGCTTAAATGTGAGATGCAAGCTACATAGCTAGGGGACATTTTCTGCAAAATCAAGCAACTTTTGCCAATAGAATTTAAGAGGTGAAGCATCGATGGGATATAATTATTGATATCTTTGGCCGAAAAAATAGATCAACTTTTTAAATGAAGAAACTAATTTTCCGTCAATCGGGTCTAACTCAATGAAAACGAGTCTAAACTAACTAACTTTCCTCATTAATGCAACAATATTCTAATAATTATGTTAAAATTGTATTACAACTGAATGCTAACGTGTCTAGTTTCTTCACCTTGACACAGCGAGAATGTTGAGCTTGAAGTCTTATTGCCATACTTGACACTTACCTTGTATTCAcccaagaaaccaaaaaagcTATATGATCCATGGTCATCTGTCTCCCCTTCTATCTCCCCAGTTTGCCATTCTTTCAAGAGCTTGTCCACCACATCTCCAGCTGGTAGGTTCTGAAGATTGCTATCTGTCAGGCACATTTGGTAGCACCCATTAGGATGCAGAGCAGTCCAAAGCATTATCCCATTCACAGATGGATGTGAGAAGCCTTCCCTTAAAACTTGTTCTAGATAAATGGCCTATACatggaacaaaaaaatatttggtcaGTTGGGGATGAGAAGAACTTATGTGAGGATGTTTGTGTCACGTGATAATGCAAAAGGGCAATGTAATTAAGTTCAAAAATGACATGTTAACAAATGGTCATTAGATTTGAACACGTCATCTTCCAACTGGACTACACAATTATTCTGCATTTCGTGGAGATCCGATTTAATCTTTTGAACTATATATGCAACACTTATTTACCTGTGCTTCTTTGCCTAGAGTGCTGCTAATATCAACTTCTGTGAGCCAAATAGGAAGGCTTAATGTGGCCAACTTGTCTAGGATAGCTCTGATTAGAGGAGGGTTTGGTACTATAAAATGACCCTCTAGTCCAATTCCATCCATTAATGCTCCACCATATCTAAGCTCTCTCAACCTTGAAATGTAGGCATCAACAGTTGAATTTACATCACTGCAAGTCTCCACCACATTAAAGTCATTCATGAAAAGGGTTGCCAAAGGGTCAAATTTGTGTGCTGTTTCAAAGAAATGCAATGTGGCATTGGGCCCAAGCTTCTGCTCATAGAAATCAAAGTGAAGCATTTCATTGCTGACATCCCAATGGATGAACTCTTCTCTGTATTTGCTCATTAGGCTTTCTATTCTTGAGTTGACAGCTGAATGTAGCTCATTGCCTGTAAGGTTACGAACCCATGCCGGTGTGTACTTGGGATCTTCCCAAAATATATTGTGCCCTCTCGCAGTAATCTGGTTAGCACGAACAAATTGCAGCATCTGATCTGCTATGGTGTAGTTGGTCTTGCCTTGTTCAGGCTCTGTTGCATACCATTTAAGTTCGTTCTCAAAAACCGCAGCATTGAATCGCTTAACAAACCAATTCTGGTTTTAAACATGATGCATATAAGATTAGTTTTTACTTCAAATATTGTTCTAAACCAAGCTCATCAAATTTCCTAACCTGATATGGAAGATTTCCCAGAATGGTCTTTGCAATTGCAGATCCAAATGGGAAATCTTTGGAGACTTGCTCTATGTTAATTGTCACTCCTTGCAGCCTCTTTCCTTGCTCATTTGAGACATGGACTGTCACAGCACGTTTCCTTTTCTattgataaagaaaataaaacaaggaCACAAATTAACGACTTTCATTTTAATCAAGTTCATATTACTGTTAAACAAGTATTTAGCTAGTTAGAGCAAAATTTGGTTAAGCATTTGCTGAGATGTTTACAGTGTTGATTATATATTGCTGATATGTCCTCCATTGCTGAACACTGAATGGCTGCAGAGAAGAGCTTGCAATTTCTATGTTGACATCTCTGTCATCTGTGTTCTATGTAACCAGAACAAAAGATTAGTCCACATGAAAGTTGAACCTTTTTGGGGaggaacaaaaaaagagttgaaataaataaaatgtacCAATGtgttggaaaataaaataaaatatacctGAAAGAATAGCATAGATAATTGAGATGGTGAGTTTAGCACAAACCCACCCTTGAGAAATGACCAGCATCCATGCTTAGCCAAAACAGTTCCTATGCAGTCATAGGTTTCTTTTTCTGTCTTTAAGCTTGCCCTTATGAGAGCTGAGCCTGCACCCTCTATCTTCACCCAACCTGTTGATTAAGCACAATGCAGCCCAATGTAAGATGAAAGTAAATTTTACAGTCACCATAAATCCCTAATAAGAATTCGACTAGTGATAGTCGTACACATGCGTGAGTCACTATTAGTCgttaataatttgaaattcacatCAATCAAACGTTGAAATCATCGCTCGGGCTTTTTTTAGTAGTTTTATTTACATGCAATGTTCGAACCCACAAGGATAAATGTTTAAGAGTAATAAACCATATCAACAATCCGTTGTAGTCTAGTTGGTCAGGATACTCGGCTCTCACCCGAGAGACCCGGGTTCAAGTCCCGGCAacggaaattttttttgcttcaTGCTGatttttaaatgtaatttttgtttttccacaacaacaaaaaaaaaagtaattttacACTAAATTACCACTAtccactttttaaaaaaaaggataaggAAAGAGAGAACCCAACTGGAGAAACAGTAAATGGTGCCTTGACTGAGATTGTGGAGTATGAAAGATGGTGAATAAACACCACTGCTTGTAGTTGCAGAATTACCCAAGCTGCCTTCAGCCCCTGAAGCTTGATCATTGATGATTCCTCCACCATACAGAGCTGCCTCAGGCTGCATTTTACActgccaaaaacaaaaccaattaatTCAATGAGTTGACAGTCTGAATCAAACGAAC
Proteins encoded:
- the LOC117637823 gene encoding endo-1,4-beta-xylanase 5, with protein sequence MEDTFSFCLLMFFLLLMGSSVASFDGPLYDSTAYTECKMQPEAALYGGGIINDQASGAEGSLGNSATTSSGVYSPSFILHNLSQGTIYCFSSWVKIEGAGSALIRASLKTEKETYDCIGTVLAKHGCWSFLKGGFVLNSPSQLSMLFFQNTDDRDVNIEIASSSLQPFSVQQWRTYQQYIINTKRKRAVTVHVSNEQGKRLQGVTINIEQVSKDFPFGSAIAKTILGNLPYQNWFVKRFNAAVFENELKWYATEPEQGKTNYTIADQMLQFVRANQITARGHNIFWEDPKYTPAWVRNLTGNELHSAVNSRIESLMSKYREEFIHWDVSNEMLHFDFYEQKLGPNATLHFFETAHKFDPLATLFMNDFNVVETCSDVNSTVDAYISRLRELRYGGALMDGIGLEGHFIVPNPPLIRAILDKLATLSLPIWLTEVDISSTLGKEAQAIYLEQVLREGFSHPSVNGIMLWTALHPNGCYQMCLTDSNLQNLPAGDVVDKLLKEWQTGEIEGETDDHGSYSFFGFLGEYKVSVKYGNKTSSSTFSLCQGEETRHVSIQL